A single genomic interval of Prunus dulcis chromosome 5, ALMONDv2, whole genome shotgun sequence harbors:
- the LOC117627231 gene encoding oxalate--CoA ligase gives MENQTLTGLLKKVASEFPNRRALSVSGKFDLTHARLQELVDHAASLLIASGIGPNDTVALTFPNTVELVVLFLAVIRCRATVVPLNAAYTAEEFEFYLSDSESKLLITPENPIQAAKAAATKLNIPHVTAKLAGATSHVTLSSAAESSPDSVLQLVNDASDVALFLHTSGTTSRPKGVPLTQLNLASSVQNIKSVYKLTESDSTVIVLPLFHVHGLIAGLLSSLVAGAAVTLPAAGRFSASTFWADMLSYNATWYTAVPTIHQIILDRHGSKPEPKYPKLRFIRSCSASLAPSILARLEETFGAPVLEAYAMTEATHLMCSNPLPEDGPHKPGSVGRAVGQELAILDEKGLVQPEGVNGEVCIRGPNVTKGYKNNPEANKAAFLFGWFHTGDIGVLDSDGYLSLVGRIKELINRGGEKISPIEVDAVLVSHPEIEQGVSFGVPDDKYGEEINCAVIPRKGASIDEEEVLRFCKKNLASFKVPKRAFITDSLPKTATGKIQRRIVAEHFLAQISTAKVPKFGA, from the exons atggaaaatcaaACTCTAACAGGTTTGTTGAAGAAGGTGGCCTCGGAATTTCCGAACCGCCGCGCGCTTTCCGTTTCTGGAAAATTCGATTTGACCCACGCGCGACTGCAGGAGCTCGTCGATCACGCCGCCTCTCTCTTAATCGCCTCCGGAATTGGCCCAAACGACACCGTCGCGCTTACCTTCCCCAACACCGTTGAG CTTGTCGTGCTGTTTTTGGCGGTGATTCGGTGCCGAGCAACGGTGGTGCCGCTGAACGCGGCTTACACGGCTGAGGAGTTCGAGTTCTACCTCTCCGACTCAGAATCGAAGCTTCTGATCACGCCGGAGAATCCGATTCAAGCGGCTAAAGCGGCGGCCACCAAGCTCAACATCCCTCACGTGACCGCCAAGCTGGCCGGCGCCACCAGCCACGTGACTCTCTCTTCCGCCGCCGAGTCGAGCCCCGACTCGGTCTTGCAACTCGTCAACGACGCTTCCGACGTGGCACTCTTCCTCCACACGTCCGGCACCACGAGCCGACCCAAGGGAGTCCCCTTGACCCAGCTCAATTTGGCCTCGTCGGTCCAGAACATCAAATCGGTCTACAAACTCACAGAGTCTGACTCGACCGTCATCGTCCTCCCTCTGTTCCACGTGCACGGGTTAATCGCCGGGTTACTGAGTTCACTCGTCGCCGGAGCCGCCGTGACTCTCCCAGCCGCGGGCCGATTCTCCGCCTCCACATTTTGGGCTGACATGCTCTCGTACAACGCCACGTGGTATACCGCGGTACCCACCATCCACCAGATCATCCTCGACCGCCATGGAAGCAAACCCGAACCGAAATACCCGAAGCTCCGATTCATTCGGAGCTGCAGCGCTTCGTTGGCTCCGTCAATATTGGCGCGGCTGGAAGAGACGTTTGGCGCGCCGGTCTTGGAGGCTTATGCGATGACAGAGGCGACCCATTTGATGTGTTCGAACCCGTTGCCCGAAGACGGGCCCCACAAGCCCGGGTCGGTGGGGCGAGCCGTGGGTCAGGAGCTGGCGATTTTGGACGAGAAGGGTTTGGTTCAGCCAGAGGGCGTGAACGGCGAGGTGTGTATCAGAGGACCCAATGTGACCAAGGGGTATAAGAACAACCCAGAAGCCAACAAAGCGGCTTTCTTGTTCGGGTGGTTTCATACTGGAGATATCGGCGTTTTGGATTCTGATGGGTATTTGAGCCTCGTGGGTCGGATCAAGGAGCTAATTAACCGCGGAG GGGAGAAGATATCACCCATTGAAGTAGATGCAGTGCTTGTGTCACATCCAGAAATTGAGCAAGGAGTTTCCTTTGGAGTTCCTGATGATAAATATGGTGAAGAG ATTAACTGTGCCGTAATCCCAAGAAAAGGCGCAAGCATAGACGAGGAAGAAGTGCTGCGATTTTGCAAGAAGAATCTGGCTTCTTTCAAAGTACCCAAGAGGGCCTTCATCACTGACTCTCTTCCTAAAACCGCAACCGGGAAAATCCAACGTCGAATCGTGGCTGAGCATTTCCTTGCACAAATCTCCACTGCCAAGGTTCCCAAGTTTGGTGCTTAA
- the LOC117628994 gene encoding uncharacterized protein LOC117628994 has protein sequence MVGWAIWEARNGLLWNNKKSRPEHVSLHASLRLQDFLRVNNCLGSQSRQGQIKQMWQPPHENSLKINVDGAWQPGTTEGGVGVVVRDSTGKFVAGCAIKFTNVFSASQVEALAARTGTILVMERGYQNVVFESDALQIVTALRNHSIDRSVLGPVVEDTKSLLTQITGEGFTHIRRTANGVAHRLARFALHIGGSLY, from the coding sequence ATGGTGGGTTGGGCAATTTGGGAAGCACGAAATGGATTGCTATGGAATAATAAGAAGAGTCGGCCTGAACATGTCAGCTTGCATGCATCTCTGAGGCTACAGGATTTTTTGCGGGTTAATAATTGCTTGGGGTCTCAAAGTAGGCAAGGTCAGATAAAACAAATGTGGCAACCACCACATGAGAACAGtcttaaaataaatgtggaCGGTGCTTGGCAGCCAGGGACCACGGAGGGTGGCGTTGGTGTGGTTGTGAGAGACTCCACGGGCAAATTTGTGGCGGGTTGTGCAATTAAATTCACTAATGTTTTCTCTGCGTCACAAGTTGAGGCCTTGGCGGCAAGAACAGGTACAATATTGGTGATGGAAAGGGGTTATCAAAATGTTGTCTTTGAAAGTGATGCTCTCCAGATCGTTACAGCACTTCGAAATCATTCCATAGATAGGTCCGTTCTAGGACCTGTGGTGGAGGATACTAAGAGCTTGCTGACACAGATCACTGGGGAAGGTTTTACCCATATTCGTCGTACTGCTAATGGTGTGGCTCATCGTTTAGCTCGTTTTGCCTTGCATATTGGGGGTTCTTTATACTAG